A genomic region of Marinobacter sp. NP-4(2019) contains the following coding sequences:
- a CDS encoding dihydrolipoyllysine-residue acetyltransferase, protein MSDFILPDIGEGIVECELVKWLVSEGDIIEEDQPVAEVMTDKALVEIPAPYKGKVTRLYHKEGDIAKVHAPLFELVEEGGDSEQASPQSQPSETVSETPASPEPSGANSAETDDITEDFILPDIGEGIVECEVVEWRVAEGDEIEEDQPVVDVMTDKAMVEITAPKAGRVTKLYHQQQEMARVHSPLFAFVPRDRDEPAETKVESKPAPAPTPSPATGKPAATGNRQRIPASPAVRRLVREHNLALADIAGSGKDGRVLKADVLAHLDKPTAPAQDQALAGESQPAIGGSARIQPEGEQEVRVEPIRGIKAAMARSMVASATTIPHFIYSEEIDVTDLLSLREQLKPEAEARGSRLTLMPFFMKAMALAVQEFPVLNSRLNDDVTEIHYLSRCNIGMAVDSKAGLIVPNVKGVESRTLLGVADEVARLTEAARSGRVSQEDLKGGTITISNIGALGGTYASPIINAPEVAIVALGRTQKLPRFDANGQVVERSILTVSWAGDHRIIDGGTIARFCNRWKGYLESPQTMLLHLG, encoded by the coding sequence ATGAGTGATTTTATACTGCCCGATATCGGCGAAGGTATCGTGGAGTGCGAACTGGTCAAATGGCTGGTGAGCGAAGGGGACATTATCGAAGAAGACCAGCCGGTGGCCGAGGTAATGACCGACAAGGCGCTGGTGGAAATTCCGGCGCCGTACAAGGGCAAGGTGACACGCCTGTATCATAAGGAAGGCGACATCGCGAAGGTCCACGCACCGCTGTTCGAGCTGGTGGAAGAAGGTGGCGACAGCGAACAGGCCTCCCCTCAAAGCCAGCCCTCTGAAACCGTCAGTGAGACGCCGGCATCACCGGAACCCTCGGGTGCCAACAGCGCAGAGACTGATGACATCACCGAAGACTTTATCCTGCCGGACATCGGCGAGGGCATCGTCGAGTGCGAAGTGGTGGAATGGCGCGTGGCTGAAGGTGACGAGATCGAGGAAGACCAGCCGGTGGTGGATGTCATGACCGACAAGGCCATGGTCGAGATCACCGCGCCCAAGGCCGGACGTGTGACCAAACTCTACCACCAGCAGCAGGAGATGGCCCGGGTGCATTCGCCGCTGTTCGCGTTTGTTCCCCGAGATCGTGACGAGCCCGCCGAGACCAAAGTCGAATCAAAACCGGCACCGGCGCCGACGCCTTCACCGGCAACCGGGAAACCCGCCGCAACCGGCAACCGGCAACGGATACCCGCCAGTCCCGCCGTGCGCCGCCTGGTACGGGAACACAATCTGGCCCTGGCGGACATCGCCGGTTCCGGTAAGGATGGCCGGGTGCTGAAGGCCGATGTGCTGGCCCATCTCGACAAGCCCACAGCGCCCGCGCAAGACCAGGCACTCGCCGGCGAATCACAGCCAGCGATTGGCGGCAGCGCACGCATACAACCCGAAGGTGAACAGGAAGTACGGGTCGAGCCAATCCGGGGCATCAAGGCCGCGATGGCCCGCAGCATGGTGGCGTCGGCGACCACCATTCCGCATTTTATCTACAGTGAGGAAATCGATGTCACCGACCTGTTGAGCCTGCGGGAACAGCTCAAACCGGAGGCGGAGGCCAGAGGTTCCAGGCTCACGCTGATGCCCTTCTTCATGAAGGCCATGGCCCTGGCGGTTCAGGAATTCCCGGTCCTTAACAGCCGACTTAACGACGACGTCACGGAGATTCACTACCTGTCCCGGTGCAATATCGGTATGGCAGTGGACAGCAAGGCGGGCCTGATCGTTCCCAACGTCAAGGGCGTTGAGAGCCGGACCCTGCTGGGCGTGGCCGATGAAGTCGCACGGCTGACCGAAGCAGCCCGCTCGGGCCGTGTCAGCCAGGAAGACCTGAAAGGCGGCACCATCACCATCTCCAACATCGGCGCACTGGGCGGCACCTATGCCTCACCTATAATCAACGCGCCGGAAGTGGCGATTGTCGCCCTCGGCCGGACCCAGAAACTGCCACGCTTCGACGCCAACGGCCAGGTGGTGGAACGATCTATCCTGACGGTGAGCTGGGCGGGCGACCATCGCATCATCGATGGCGGCACCATTGCGCGCTTCTGCAATCGCTGGAAAGGCTACCTGGAATCGCCGCAAACGATGCTATTGCATCTGGGCTGA
- a CDS encoding alpha-ketoacid dehydrogenase subunit beta, whose product MTQMNMLQAINNALDTAMAADERVLCFGEDVGVFGGVFRATSHLQEKYGKARCFNTPLVEQGIIGFANGLAAQGSVPVAEIQFADYIFPAFDQIVNESAKFRYRSGNLFNVGGLTIRAPYGGGIAGGLYHSQSPEAYFAHTPGLKIVVPRNPHQAKGLLLGAIHDPNPTLFFEPKRLYRASVGEVPDEDYRLPLGEAEVLKEGTDVTVLGWGAQMEVIEHAVEMAEKEGISCEVIDLRTILPWDVETVANSVLRTGRLVVTHEAPLTGGFAGEIAATIQERCFLYLESPIARVTGMDTPFPLVLEKEHLPNHLKVYEAIRSSVEF is encoded by the coding sequence ATGACACAGATGAATATGCTCCAGGCCATCAACAACGCCCTCGATACCGCCATGGCCGCCGACGAGCGGGTGCTGTGTTTTGGTGAGGACGTGGGCGTCTTCGGCGGCGTTTTCCGGGCTACCAGTCACCTGCAGGAAAAGTACGGCAAGGCCCGCTGCTTCAACACACCGCTGGTGGAACAAGGCATCATCGGCTTTGCCAATGGCCTCGCGGCCCAGGGCTCCGTACCCGTGGCCGAGATCCAGTTTGCCGACTACATCTTTCCGGCCTTCGACCAGATCGTCAACGAATCGGCCAAGTTCCGTTACCGTTCGGGCAACCTGTTCAATGTAGGCGGGCTGACCATACGTGCCCCCTACGGTGGCGGTATCGCCGGCGGGCTTTACCACTCGCAATCGCCGGAAGCCTATTTCGCCCACACACCGGGGCTGAAAATTGTGGTGCCGCGCAACCCTCACCAGGCCAAGGGCCTGTTGTTGGGCGCCATCCACGACCCCAACCCGACCCTGTTCTTTGAACCCAAACGGCTCTACCGCGCCTCCGTGGGCGAAGTGCCGGATGAAGACTACCGGCTACCACTGGGCGAAGCCGAAGTGCTCAAGGAAGGCACGGACGTAACCGTGCTGGGCTGGGGCGCGCAGATGGAAGTGATCGAACACGCCGTCGAAATGGCGGAGAAAGAAGGCATTTCCTGTGAAGTCATCGACCTGAGAACCATCCTGCCGTGGGATGTGGAAACCGTGGCCAATTCGGTCCTGAGGACCGGGCGCCTGGTGGTGACCCATGAAGCCCCGCTGACCGGCGGTTTCGCCGGCGAGATTGCGGCGACGATTCAGGAACGTTGCTTCCTGTACCTGGAGTCCCCGATCGCTCGGGTCACCGGGATGGACACCCCCTTCCCGCTGGTGCTGGAAAAAGAGCACCTGCCCAATCACCTGAAGGTCTACGAGGCCATCAGGTCGAGCGTGGAATTCTAG
- a CDS encoding thiamine pyrophosphate-dependent dehydrogenase E1 component subunit alpha, with product MTTTKSKVVYSPVFTDGAEFRIPTFKLLKQDGSLYKGAKAPKLDKEKALRIYRSMVITRILDERMLAAQRQGRLSFYMQCTGEEAAVIGSTAALDDGDMIMAQYREQGSLVYRGFTIDEFMNQLFGNELDYGKGRQMPVHYGSKKLNYMTISSPLATQIPQATGYAYGQKMAGDGHCTITYFGEGAASEGDFHAALNMAAVHRVPVIFLCRNNGYAISTPAAEQFAADGVAPRAYGYKMDVIRVDGNDILAMHEATRAARSLAVEHNRPVLIEAMSYRLAAHSSSDDPSGYRSKDEEAVWREKDPILRMRLWLEGKKWWSEDDEKQLQETMRREVLETMKRAQKRPPPPLDSLVSDVYDEVPPALAQQLDKLKAHIRRHPDAYPKSAEHAKGGA from the coding sequence ATGACAACAACAAAGTCCAAAGTTGTGTATTCCCCGGTCTTTACCGACGGTGCGGAATTCCGTATTCCCACCTTCAAGTTACTGAAGCAGGACGGCTCGCTCTACAAGGGCGCCAAAGCGCCGAAGCTCGATAAAGAGAAAGCCCTGCGCATCTACCGGTCGATGGTCATCACCCGGATTCTCGATGAACGCATGCTCGCTGCCCAGCGCCAGGGGCGTCTGAGTTTCTACATGCAGTGTACCGGCGAGGAAGCCGCCGTGATCGGCAGCACTGCCGCCTTGGACGACGGCGACATGATCATGGCGCAGTACCGGGAACAGGGTTCCCTGGTCTATCGCGGCTTCACCATCGATGAGTTCATGAACCAGCTGTTCGGCAACGAACTGGACTATGGCAAGGGGCGCCAGATGCCCGTGCACTATGGCTCCAAGAAGCTGAACTACATGACCATCTCCTCACCGCTGGCCACCCAGATTCCCCAGGCGACCGGGTACGCCTACGGCCAAAAAATGGCGGGCGACGGCCACTGCACCATTACCTACTTCGGCGAAGGCGCCGCTTCCGAGGGCGACTTCCACGCCGCCCTGAACATGGCCGCCGTCCATCGTGTGCCGGTGATTTTCCTGTGCCGCAACAATGGCTACGCCATTTCCACCCCGGCCGCCGAGCAGTTTGCCGCCGATGGCGTTGCGCCCCGGGCCTACGGCTACAAGATGGATGTCATCCGGGTGGATGGTAACGACATCCTGGCCATGCACGAGGCCACCCGGGCCGCACGCAGCCTGGCGGTGGAACACAATCGCCCGGTGCTGATCGAGGCCATGAGCTATCGCCTGGCCGCCCATTCCTCTTCCGATGACCCCTCCGGCTATCGCAGCAAGGACGAGGAAGCCGTGTGGCGCGAGAAAGACCCGATCCTGCGGATGCGCCTGTGGCTCGAAGGCAAGAAGTGGTGGAGCGAGGACGACGAGAAACAATTGCAGGAGACCATGCGTCGCGAGGTGCTCGAAACCATGAAGAGGGCGCAGAAGCGGCCACCACCTCCGCTTGATTCGCTGGTCAGCGATGTCTACGACGAGGTGCCGCCTGCCCTCGCCCAACAGCTCGACAAGCTCAAGGCACATATCCGCCGACATCCGGATGCCTATCCCAAGAGCGCAGAACACGCCAAAGGAGGGGCCTGA
- a CDS encoding YaeQ family protein, which produces MALKATIFKATLNIADMDRHYYGDHHLTIARHPSETDERMMIRLLAFVLNASDRLEFTKGISTDDEPDLWQKSLSDEIELWIELGLPDESRLRKACNRADQVILYTYGGRAVPLWWEKHHGKLTRFNNLTIIDLPQDDTEALASLAERGMHLQCTIQDGEVSIGNEETLVSITPTPLYPK; this is translated from the coding sequence ATGGCGCTCAAGGCAACCATCTTCAAGGCCACACTCAACATCGCCGACATGGACCGACACTACTATGGTGACCACCACCTCACTATTGCCCGGCACCCGTCGGAAACCGATGAGCGCATGATGATTCGCCTGTTGGCATTCGTCCTGAACGCAAGCGACCGCCTGGAGTTCACCAAGGGCATCAGCACCGACGACGAACCGGACCTGTGGCAAAAAAGTCTGAGCGATGAAATCGAACTGTGGATAGAACTCGGCCTGCCCGACGAAAGCCGCCTGCGCAAAGCCTGTAACCGGGCCGATCAGGTTATCCTATACACTTACGGCGGCCGCGCCGTGCCGCTGTGGTGGGAAAAGCATCACGGCAAGCTGACCCGCTTCAACAACCTGACCATCATTGACCTGCCGCAGGACGACACCGAAGCACTCGCCAGCCTCGCCGAACGCGGAATGCATCTGCAGTGCACCATCCAGGACGGCGAAGTGAGCATCGGTAACGAGGAAACCCTGGTCAGCATCACACCCACCCCTCTCTACCCGAAATAA
- a CDS encoding bacterioferritin-associated ferredoxin yields MYVCLCHGVTDREIRKAADNGVSSMRQLGKELGVGTQCGRCACTAREILRESRTPDYLAMANMLAQPA; encoded by the coding sequence ATGTACGTATGCCTCTGTCATGGTGTAACAGACCGCGAAATTCGGAAAGCGGCCGATAACGGCGTCAGCTCCATGCGCCAGCTTGGCAAGGAACTGGGCGTTGGAACCCAGTGTGGCCGCTGTGCCTGTACCGCACGGGAAATTCTGCGCGAAAGCCGTACTCCGGATTATCTGGCCATGGCAAACATGCTGGCCCAGCCTGCTTGA
- the bfr gene encoding bacterioferritin — translation MKGDKKVIQFLNKVLTNELTAINQYYLHAKMYKDWGITKLAAKEYEESIDEMKHADVLIERILFLEGLPNLQDLNKLLVGENVEEMLSCDLKLELAAHADLKEAILYCEDIKDYTSRELFRSILDSEEEHIDWLETQLEMVGQMGIQNYIQLQSSAAE, via the coding sequence ATGAAAGGCGACAAGAAAGTCATCCAGTTCCTGAATAAAGTACTCACCAACGAACTGACGGCCATCAATCAGTATTACCTGCATGCCAAGATGTATAAAGATTGGGGTATCACCAAGCTGGCTGCCAAGGAATACGAAGAATCCATTGATGAAATGAAGCACGCCGATGTGCTGATTGAGCGTATCCTGTTCTTGGAAGGCCTTCCCAACCTGCAGGACCTGAACAAGCTGTTGGTCGGTGAGAATGTCGAAGAGATGCTGTCCTGCGATCTCAAACTGGAACTCGCAGCTCATGCGGATCTGAAGGAAGCCATCCTCTACTGTGAGGATATCAAGGACTACACCAGTCGAGAGCTATTCCGCAGTATTCTGGACAGCGAAGAGGAGCACATCGACTGGCTGGAAACTCAGCTGGAAATGGTTGGCCAGATGGGAATTCAGAATTACATTCAATTGCAATCGTCTGCTGCGGAGTAA
- a CDS encoding phosphomannomutase, translated as MDLSCFKAYDLRGRVPDQLNPTLAERIGRAYVEVTGAKKVIVGYDIRLSSPEIAEALSSGLMAAGADVFGIGLCGTEQVYFATSHYKMDGGIMVTASHNPRDHNGMKMVGPESRPISSDNGLNDIRDRVPEPFGDAPVQGRYEPLEVMGAYIDHLLGYIDAAVLRPLKIVVNAGNGGAGLVIDQLEQHLPFEFIKVHHQPDGHFPNGVPNPILEENRAATAEVVKANGAAMGIAWDGDYDRCFFFDENGRFIEGYYIVGLLADQFLRKTGGGKVIHDPRLTWNTLDLVEAAGGEAIESKTGHAFIKQRMRDEDAVYGGEMSAHHYFRDFAYCDSGMIPWLLVAERLCQSGQPLSSLIDARIEAYPASGEINRTIANPPKVISAIEAAYGADAKNVSHVDGVSVEFDDWRFNLRMSNTEPVVRLNVESRGDIALMKAKTDELLAEMERLNQ; from the coding sequence ATGGATTTGTCCTGTTTTAAAGCTTATGACCTGCGCGGCCGAGTGCCGGATCAACTCAACCCGACACTGGCCGAGCGAATTGGCAGGGCTTATGTGGAAGTGACGGGCGCCAAGAAAGTGATTGTCGGTTATGACATCCGCCTGTCGAGCCCGGAAATAGCGGAAGCGCTCAGTTCCGGCCTGATGGCTGCCGGTGCTGATGTGTTTGGCATCGGTTTGTGCGGAACGGAGCAGGTCTATTTTGCCACCAGCCATTACAAGATGGATGGCGGCATCATGGTGACCGCCAGCCACAACCCGAGAGACCACAACGGTATGAAAATGGTGGGTCCGGAATCCCGGCCCATCAGCTCCGATAACGGCCTCAATGACATCCGTGACCGCGTCCCCGAGCCGTTTGGTGATGCGCCGGTCCAGGGCCGCTACGAGCCTTTGGAAGTCATGGGGGCCTACATCGACCACCTTCTCGGCTACATCGATGCCGCTGTGTTAAGGCCACTGAAAATCGTGGTCAACGCTGGTAACGGCGGAGCTGGTCTGGTGATTGACCAGCTCGAACAGCACCTGCCATTCGAGTTCATCAAGGTACACCACCAGCCTGACGGCCACTTCCCGAATGGCGTGCCCAATCCCATCCTGGAAGAAAACCGCGCGGCCACGGCAGAGGTGGTCAAGGCCAACGGAGCGGCCATGGGCATCGCCTGGGATGGCGACTACGACCGCTGCTTCTTCTTTGACGAGAACGGCCGTTTCATCGAGGGTTATTACATCGTTGGCCTGCTGGCGGACCAGTTCCTCCGCAAGACCGGCGGCGGCAAAGTCATCCACGACCCACGCCTGACCTGGAATACCCTCGACCTGGTCGAGGCCGCCGGCGGCGAAGCCATTGAAAGCAAAACCGGCCACGCCTTCATCAAGCAGCGCATGCGCGATGAAGATGCGGTATACGGCGGCGAAATGAGCGCCCATCACTACTTCCGGGACTTCGCCTACTGCGACAGCGGTATGATCCCCTGGTTACTGGTAGCAGAACGCCTGTGCCAGTCCGGCCAGCCATTATCATCACTGATCGATGCCAGAATCGAAGCCTACCCGGCCAGCGGCGAAATCAACCGCACCATCGCCAATCCCCCCAAAGTCATCTCCGCCATCGAAGCCGCCTACGGCGCTGACGCCAAAAACGTCAGCCACGTGGACGGCGTGAGCGTGGAGTTCGACGACTGGCGCTTCAACCTGCGGATGTCCAACACCGAGCCGGTCGTTCGCCTGAACGTGGAATCTCGCGGTGATATTGCGTTGATGAAAGCGAAAACCGATGAGCTTCTCGCGGAAATGGAACGGTTGAACCAGTAA
- a CDS encoding phospholipase A: MDTARGVLSRFTSTLIPLVAACLLPAQGHGQPGEEVTTDEPTLEDCTLIDDGTQRLACYDSLNAPGKAQEAETLEHNESADAAEGEAAAQAVSADNGDEDSGVMAELVRRYTATEKAIFSFSGSFVGHRPTYILPFTWVDTPNKVPVSPRLGESHYDHSINNQEAKYQISFKVPLLTGILDDRTTLWFGYTQKSFWQVYNTDDSAPFRETNYEPEVFLRYQADYDIGPGTFSGVTLGINHQSNGQSEPRSRSWNRIMTSIGYSYDRWLFLVQPWYRLPEDESEDDNPDIERFTGHADYLAVYKLTEDRTLSLKFRNNLRSHDNKTSVEFGYSFPMGDTLRGSSSTTTGMGRV, encoded by the coding sequence ATGGATACAGCCCGTGGCGTTTTGTCCCGATTTACCTCTACGCTCATCCCGCTGGTTGCAGCCTGCCTGCTCCCTGCCCAAGGGCATGGTCAGCCTGGTGAAGAGGTCACGACGGATGAGCCGACCCTGGAAGACTGCACCCTGATCGACGACGGCACTCAGCGTCTGGCTTGCTACGACAGCCTCAACGCTCCCGGGAAAGCACAGGAAGCCGAGACTCTCGAGCATAACGAGTCAGCCGACGCCGCAGAGGGTGAGGCGGCTGCCCAAGCTGTATCCGCCGACAACGGTGACGAAGACAGCGGCGTTATGGCCGAGTTGGTGAGGCGCTACACTGCGACAGAAAAGGCAATTTTTTCCTTCTCTGGCAGCTTTGTGGGCCACCGCCCGACCTATATCCTGCCCTTCACCTGGGTGGACACACCGAACAAGGTTCCCGTCAGTCCGCGACTGGGAGAAAGCCACTACGATCATTCCATCAACAATCAGGAAGCCAAGTACCAGATCAGTTTCAAGGTTCCCTTGTTAACAGGCATCCTGGATGATCGTACGACGCTCTGGTTTGGCTACACTCAGAAATCCTTCTGGCAGGTGTACAACACCGATGATTCCGCGCCTTTCCGGGAAACCAATTATGAGCCGGAGGTCTTTCTGCGCTACCAGGCAGACTACGATATCGGCCCTGGAACTTTCAGTGGCGTTACTCTGGGCATTAACCATCAGTCCAACGGGCAATCGGAGCCCCGTTCCCGCAGTTGGAATCGCATCATGACGTCCATCGGTTACAGTTACGACCGGTGGTTGTTTCTGGTGCAGCCCTGGTACCGGCTGCCGGAGGATGAGAGCGAGGACGACAACCCGGACATTGAACGCTTTACGGGGCACGCGGATTACCTGGCGGTCTATAAGCTGACTGAGGATCGGACGTTGTCCCTGAAATTTCGTAACAATCTGCGTTCCCATGACAACAAGACGTCGGTGGAGTTTGGCTACAGTTTTCCCATGGGTGACACCCTCAGGGGTTCTTCCAGTACTACAACGGGTATGGGGAGAGTCTGA
- a CDS encoding c-type cytochrome produces the protein MKRVLAAVLLGFGLTAGAVMASVEDEIRARIAPVGEVCVQGDDCGSAAAPAEEASSGPRSGDEVYNAACVACHGTGAAGAPKKGDAAAWSPRIDKGLETLVDHAINGFNAMPARGACSNCSDEEIQAAVEFMVSESQ, from the coding sequence ATGAAGAGAGTCCTGGCTGCTGTATTGCTTGGCTTTGGCCTGACAGCGGGTGCCGTAATGGCAAGTGTTGAAGACGAAATCCGTGCACGCATCGCCCCGGTGGGCGAGGTTTGTGTGCAGGGCGACGATTGCGGATCCGCGGCAGCGCCTGCTGAAGAAGCCAGCTCAGGGCCTCGCTCTGGTGATGAGGTCTACAACGCCGCCTGTGTCGCCTGTCATGGTACTGGTGCTGCCGGTGCGCCGAAAAAAGGCGATGCCGCCGCCTGGAGTCCCCGTATCGACAAGGGGCTGGAAACCCTGGTCGATCATGCCATTAACGGCTTTAATGCCATGCCCGCCAGAGGCGCCTGCAGCAACTGTTCTGATGAGGAAATTCAGGCAGCGGTAGAATTCATGGTGTCGGAAAGCCAGTAA
- a CDS encoding galactose oxidase-like domain-containing protein — translation MNWNKHLLYRHMALAIGTLALSACGGGSSEDDSASSEPAQNQQEPAVAGDQATASAKPTFKDNYSPLGAFSDPFAEPTIVVDGNTVETDEKCVTNAEGLQECKPAAGTMALLEDGRILYLNALEGTENVELSIVAEFGEASINDQSRVLSLGNNDQPTWLKPTPLRAGANPDGNDSETIFNDSPLDGALDTADNTSKNDGALFCSDVIGLADGSVMAVGGTDYYSEPGVDGLPLGVAELEGIKNSRIFDAETNTWTQSGDMNYGRWYPSLVTLPDSKIFVASGVTKLLKPVYPEDPLNSGRNVVQTETYDPCTGTWTQNPSTADRSLPLYPRLHLLPNGHVLYNAGGQAFNPFGQGYDQALWNIVATFDPDNQSWTDIGYAGLPLRLDDIGLGELSSTLNITNLSGEQSSSLLGAVLNSAEDLLTTASELNVDEETLKTAIAGGMRGSTSSTMLPLKPNEDGEYTDVELLTAGGVPSYALLTNPGGYLPTDQSRIDTVRTHGDDIEYESRLTGPLNQPRWYGTNVVLPDGTVMVFSGGTRDGVVAPGLEGPIMTAERFDPDTGTWTEMAMGKRPRTYHNTAVLLPDGRVLIGGHAPINTAYLSHINLEDFGLSPNDGRDPSFEIYTPPYAMRNDRPEILSAPENLSPGDEFTIQVDQAGAIDKVLLIRRTVMTHLIDGDQRAVELPVQSRNGRNLRLTMPATSSVVPAGKYMLFASKNTDEGRVPSVAAPVTVVTNALECSGDTQMADGTDDDGNLIDSVVGQL, via the coding sequence ATGAACTGGAACAAGCATCTACTTTACCGTCACATGGCTCTCGCCATTGGTACCCTGGCCCTGTCCGCCTGCGGCGGCGGTTCCTCCGAGGATGACAGCGCATCGTCGGAACCCGCCCAGAATCAACAGGAACCGGCGGTTGCCGGGGACCAGGCCACGGCGTCAGCCAAGCCCACCTTCAAGGATAATTATTCCCCCCTGGGCGCCTTCAGTGACCCGTTCGCGGAGCCAACCATTGTTGTTGACGGCAACACCGTAGAAACCGATGAAAAATGCGTGACCAATGCCGAGGGCCTGCAGGAATGCAAGCCGGCAGCTGGCACCATGGCGCTGCTGGAAGACGGCCGGATCCTTTACCTGAACGCCCTGGAAGGGACCGAGAACGTTGAATTGTCCATAGTCGCCGAATTCGGCGAGGCCTCCATCAATGACCAGAGCCGGGTCCTGTCGCTGGGCAACAACGATCAACCCACCTGGCTGAAACCAACCCCGTTACGAGCCGGCGCCAACCCTGACGGCAATGACAGTGAAACAATTTTCAATGACTCTCCGCTGGACGGAGCCCTGGATACCGCCGACAACACCAGCAAAAACGACGGCGCGCTGTTCTGCTCCGATGTCATCGGCCTGGCCGACGGCAGTGTTATGGCCGTCGGTGGTACCGACTACTATTCCGAGCCGGGTGTTGATGGCCTGCCCCTGGGCGTAGCGGAACTGGAGGGCATCAAGAACTCTCGTATCTTTGACGCGGAAACCAACACCTGGACCCAAAGCGGCGATATGAATTACGGTCGCTGGTATCCCTCCCTGGTCACCCTGCCGGACAGCAAGATCTTTGTCGCCAGCGGCGTCACCAAGCTGTTGAAACCGGTGTATCCGGAAGATCCGCTGAATTCCGGTCGCAACGTCGTGCAAACCGAAACCTACGATCCCTGTACTGGCACCTGGACCCAGAACCCGTCCACAGCTGACCGCTCCCTGCCGCTGTATCCACGACTGCACCTGCTGCCAAACGGGCATGTGCTCTACAATGCCGGCGGCCAGGCCTTCAACCCATTTGGCCAGGGTTATGACCAGGCCCTGTGGAACATCGTGGCCACCTTCGATCCGGATAACCAGAGCTGGACCGACATCGGCTACGCTGGCTTGCCATTAAGACTGGATGACATCGGTCTGGGAGAACTGAGTAGCACTCTGAACATCACCAATCTGTCCGGGGAGCAAAGCTCTTCACTGCTGGGAGCTGTTCTGAACTCGGCCGAAGACCTGCTGACCACCGCCAGCGAACTGAATGTGGATGAAGAAACCCTGAAGACCGCCATTGCCGGCGGTATGCGAGGTTCAACCTCTTCCACCATGCTGCCGTTGAAGCCCAATGAAGATGGCGAGTACACAGACGTCGAACTGCTGACCGCAGGCGGTGTGCCGAGCTATGCGTTGCTCACCAACCCCGGTGGCTACCTGCCGACTGACCAGAGCCGCATCGACACCGTGCGCACTCATGGCGATGATATCGAATACGAGTCCCGCCTCACCGGCCCACTGAATCAGCCACGCTGGTATGGCACCAATGTGGTCCTGCCGGATGGCACGGTAATGGTATTCAGCGGCGGCACCCGAGATGGCGTGGTAGCGCCGGGGCTGGAAGGTCCGATCATGACCGCCGAGAGGTTTGATCCGGACACCGGCACCTGGACCGAGATGGCTATGGGCAAACGCCCACGGACCTACCACAACACCGCGGTATTGCTGCCGGATGGCCGGGTTCTGATTGGTGGCCACGCCCCGATCAACACCGCCTATCTCTCCCACATCAATCTGGAGGATTTTGGTCTGTCACCCAACGATGGCCGCGACCCCAGTTTCGAGATCTATACGCCACCTTACGCCATGCGCAATGATCGCCCGGAGATCCTCAGTGCACCGGAAAACCTCAGTCCAGGCGATGAGTTCACCATCCAGGTGGATCAGGCCGGCGCCATAGACAAGGTGCTGCTGATCCGCCGCACCGTGATGACCCACCTGATTGATGGTGACCAACGGGCCGTCGAGCTGCCGGTGCAATCCCGTAATGGCCGTAACCTTCGACTGACCATGCCGGCGACCAGTAGCGTGGTACCTGCCGGTAAATACATGCTGTTTGCCAGCAAAAATACCGATGAAGGTCGCGTGCCATCCGTTGCCGCGCCCGTCACGGTGGTTACCAATGCACTGGAGTGCAGCGGTGACACTCAAATGGCCGACGGCACCGACGATGACGGCAACCTGATCGACAGTGTCGTTGGGCAACTCTAG